The Microcystis panniformis FACHB-1757 region TATCAGTATAGACCTCGTTTACACACAGAAACCAGAAGAGCCCAAGAACCTAAGCTGGAAACGCTCACCCTATTTCAAAAACGCCCAAAAACGGCGTTCTGGGAGAGATTTTGGGGTGTGAGTATAATTAACCATCTCTGCCATTACTTTTGAAAAATTTGACTTAAACAAATTATGAATAGATATGCAGTCTATTAGCAGTTATCTTAACAGTGAGATACGAAGTTTCTGGTTTTAGAGAACGACGCAACGGCGGAACGTCGGAATATTATCTGATCGTCCAGAGATGATGACAAATACCGCCATACTTCATCCTCATGATAAACGCTATAATCTAAAAGTTGTTGCCAGTTGCTCATCATGAAAAAACTTACTTATTCATTGCTCCCCCTGGGGATTACTGTTGGACTTTGCCTAAACATTGCCCCTGCTTCCGCTAGTTTGGTGGTACAAAATGTCATTTCCAACGCCGCCCTTTCTATTGACGGCTTCGGAAGCACAACTAACAGTGGATTTATTCAAGCCAATATACCCACAGGTTCTACTATTCAGAGGGCTTATCTCTATGCCACTTCCGTCTGGGATATGAGTCCAGTTTACGGAGTAACTTTTAATGGGAGTACACTTTCCTTGGGTTCAGCAACTATTCTTGGTCCCAATCAAAACCCAGCCACCACCGCCCGTTGGGATGTCACCAGTATCATCGCTTCTTCTTTTACGGGAGGATTACAAGACTTTAGTATCGTTGAGAATGGCGATAACGATGGTGCGGTTCTTGTCGTTGCCTACAGCAATTCTTCTACCCAAGGTTTTACCTCGGTTATTTTAGACGGGGAACTGTCCACCGGGGGAGACACGAGCCAGTTTGATTTTGCCAGTCCTTACACTGGGGGAGATTTTCTGGTTTCCCTCGCCTCTAGTTATAGCCGTCAACCGAGTGGGCAAGCCACTGAGATTGACGTAACCACTAATTCGACCAATAATCGACGATTAACCAGTAGCGCAGGAGGACAGGATGATGGCGAAGGAGCCCGAGGAGGCTTAATAACTGTTGGGGGGATAGGTGACAGTCCTACTAACCCCGGCCCGTTCGATTCCCCCTTCAGTGGGCCGCGAATCGATGATGAATACTATAATCTCGCTCTTGGCAATAGTGCTAATCCTGACGCTTTTATCTCGCATGGAGATACCTTCCTGCGCTTAAAAACAGTGAACCCAACCAATGATGATAACGTTTTCGGAATGTTTATCACCAGTGAATTTAAGATCACTGCCACTCCCGTCCCCGAGCCATCCATGACACTGGGCATTTTTGGTATCGGTGCCATCGGAGCCTTAATATCTCGTCGTGGTAAAAAATCCTAACAGAAAATAAACCTGACAATTTAAGGCTGTAAATTGCGGTAAAAAGCCATAAAATGTTCAATTGTGGTTTTTTATCGCTTTTTTTACCGCAAAATCACATTTACCTAGGGTTTGCTGAAAAAGTTTTCGGTGGGGGTAGGGTGTGGGGTGTGGGGTGTGGAGTGTAGGATTTTACCGATTTTCATCTGCTCAATTACCTAATTTTCAGGGAAAAAGTCCCGGAATTTTCCCCCTGCTCACTCCCAGACGAGGCACTTTTGGATTTCAAAAAGGTCAAAAGCCTTATTTTAAAAGGGTTTTACCATTATTCAGCAACCCTACCTAGTTTCTAGGTTTTTACCGTTCCAAGATAAAATTTGAGCTTCAACCTAAATCACCGTAAGAGAGTCTCGGAGTGCAATCAGTGGCAAAATCAAGGCTATGATCGATCACTGATAACCAATAACTGAGATGAGATGGTTTTATTAGAAGCAGCGGTTCATTCTTCCCTACGCGCTTTTTTACGCGAACAAGGACGCTTTTACTGGTCTCATCATCTCACTATGGGGCGACTGGTGGCTAGAGCTTTACGCCTAAAACGTTCCTCTCTCATACAAACTGGAACTACTCTCACCCGTTATTGTCTCAGTTATCTCACCCCAGCCCTTTTGGGTAATACACCTGTTCTGATTGTTGCCCCAGAGTCGGAAGTAAACCTACTGTTAGAAGTGGAAATACCCCGTCTGCAAGCATGGTTACAAACTCAGCGAGATATCCTCAAAAGCGATCGCTTTCCGGCTAATTTTACCGGTTTACTCCTCACCACACCCCAACAATGGTTAGAGGATAAATTGGGCAATCTCGGTCATTTTCCCCAGAATATCGCCACTATAATTGATCGAGCCGAAGATTTAGAAACTTGTCTAGTAGATTATCTCACCGTCACCATTACTCCCGAACAATGGTCTGCTTTAGAGTCAGCATATCCCCAGCATAGAGAGTTTATAGACTTAATTAAAGCACAACTTAGCCAAAGTATTCTTGGTCATCCAATTAATCCCTATAATTGCTATCTTATCGATGCCAAAGAAAAAGAATATATAATTGCTCTCCTGCAACGCTTGCATCAAGACTTAACCACTGATTCTGCTTGGCAACTTTTAGCGGCAAAAATCCCCGAGCATAATTATCTCCTCTGGACATCAGTAGATCGAGAGCGAGAAGAATTTACCCTAAAAATCAGTCCTTTGGAGGTGGCTAGTTTTTTCAAACCGATTTGGCAGCAGCAACCCTTTGTTTTAATCGGCAGTTTTTTAGATAGCGAAAAATCCGCTAATTTATACCGTCAAAATCAGGGTATCGGAGATATTTTAACTCTAAAGTTTGCAGCTGATCGCGAAAGTGAATATATTCATTTATATCTACCCGATCGCATCAGCGCCCCCAACACCCCCGAATTTCAACCGATGTTATTAAAGCAAGTGCGGGAATTAGTTAGTGCTAATCATACCAGTGAACAACCGATCGTGATCCTGATTGAAGATGTTCCTCTCAAGGCACAAATTGCCACCCAAATCGCAGCCGATTACGGTTCGCGAGTGCAAGTGGAAAAAACTGAAATTAATAGTAATACTATTCTCGTTTGTGGTTGGCAATTCTGGCAAACCCATCAAGAAAAATTTCTTACTCCCAGTTTATTAATTATCGCAACTTTACCCTTACCTTCCCCCGAAAATCCTCTCGTTGCTGGCAAAATTGCTTACTACAAACGACAACATCTCGACTGGTTTCGTGCCTATCTTTTACCCACAGCAGTGAGGGAAATTCAGCAATCTGTTCAGTCTCTCCGGGAGTGTCAGGGTTGTGTGGCTGTCCTCGATAATCGTGTCAATGCTCGCAGTTATGGCCGACAAATTCTCTCCGCTTTAGAACCCTATGCTAAAGTCAATTATCTCGATCAACAATTTTTTCAAGATAAAGATTAAATCAGTTATCAGTTATCAGTTATCAGTTATCAGTTATCAGTTATCAGTTATCAGTTATCAGTTATCAGTTATCAGTTATCAGTTATCAGTTATCAGGTTACTGATAAAATCTCCCCCAGAGCCATATTTCCAACTATCCAAATAACGATGATAAAGATATTTTTGCTTGTCGGGTAACTTTTCTAAAACAGGTTGTAAGTTGGCTGCCAAGGGATATAAACAACTATACAAAGCTAAATTAAAATAATGCCCCGTCCAATCAATAAAAGGACTGATACCCACTTGTGGAATCATCGGTAAAACTAATTGAGGATTAACCAAAGGCAAAGTTTTTGAGAGGGAAGAAAACTGCACCACATCCTGTAAAAACGGTTTTAATACCTCATCTCCCAACTTATCCATTACCCGAAAAACTCCACTCATTAAGTCATTAATTTGATTGGGATTAGGGTTAGCAGACATCCGGACACTCATGGTTTTTTGAAATAGCCACGTTACCGATATATTTGGTTGATAGGGTTGTAAAAGAGCTAAATCTTCTCGGTTTAAAGCATCGATTTGTAAAGCTTCCTCGATGGCAAAAGTTAGCCTTTTTAAATGCCTAACCATTGCCCCAAAACCGCCAAAACTTACCGGAGATTGACTACCGCTACTATCTCCCACTGCCAGAATTCTTGACCAAGGCATTTTTAAAGGACTTTGACGATAGGCAGGGAAAAAACCCGCTAGAAAACGCTGAAACTTTACCGCTTCTAAATCCACCTTTTGATACTCCGGCAGTAATCTTAAATACTCCCCCATCAAAAATTCTAAACTAAAGCGATCAGGATGGGTATCGAGATAGGTAAATAAATAAGTTGTCCGACCATCCCTAGCGGGAAATGCTTCCCAAAAGTATTGACATTGGTGCAAGATTGGGGTAAAAGAATAAATCAAATCACCAGTTTCATTACTGGGAAAACCCTGACCGCAACTACCCACCACTAAACAAACTCCATCGGGTTTTTCTCCTTTTCTTGCCTGTTTTGCAATTGGCGAAAAATGACCCATGGCATCGATTAATAAACGGGTTTTTAAAGTCATTTCTCCCGTTTTAACCATTACCCCATCGGGATGAATAATTGCCCCGCTAAACCCCGAATTTTCTAATAACTTTCCTCCCGCTTGCAAAAACTTAGTTTTTAAAGTCTCTAGCAAATAAACTGGATCAACACCAATATTTAAAATATCTCTGACCCAAAGCTCATAACCTTGATAAAATCTCACCCTAGCAGGATTATATTCCGTCGCTATTGCTTGATTTAATTCAACTTCGGTCAATAAATCTAACTCTAAAAAACTGCTTAATTCTAAACGGGAAATATTCCACTCCTGCTCACGACCGCGCAGAATACCTCTTTCTAATAATGCCACACGCCAGCCCCTAGTTTGCAAAGCAGCCCCGATAAAAATTCCTAGGGTTCCCCCCGCAATAACTAGATCAAAATCCGTCTCTCCTAAAGATTCTTGACTTTGATTAATTACCGTAGGAATAAGCGGATTTTCTAAACGCAAAGCTTGCCAAGTTTGATCGCTGGCTCGCAATTGTTGTAAACTCTGAGGAGATACTCGATCGAGTAAAGATGCAACTAAAGACATAATCTTATATCAGTTATCAGTTATCAGTTATCAGTTATCAGTTATCAGTTATCAGTTATCAGTTATCAGTTATCAGTTATCAGTTATCAGTTATCAGTTATCAGTTATCAGTTATCAGTTATCAGTTATCAGTTATCAGTTATCAGTTATCAGTTATTAGTTCATGCAAAATAAATTTCCTAGTGAAGACAGGCAAGAGGCAATAGGCAAGAGGCAAAAGCTTTATCGAAATGTGTAATTAATTTTGCTTAGGTACTTATCAGTTATCAGTTATCAGTTATCAGTTATCAGTTCACTGACTGATAACTCAAAAAAACATCCCTCTAGTCGTTTCCTAACAGTAGAGACTTGCCACTTCACCATTAAGAAACTGCTCTATCCAAACGAGAAACCTATTTAGATGGGAAAAACTTTTTCCCTTCTTCAAAGATTTTATTGATATCCTTGAGAGAAACTCGAAAAATCGCTAAAACTCCCGTAAAGACTAACAAAAAACCGATAAAACTATTTCGATCATAGAGAAATAAACCCACCAAAACGATAAAATAGGGAGAGAGAATTTTACTAATATTTTCAACTACAGTAACCACCTCTGGAGTAGGAGTATCAACAAGATTAATATCAGTTTTATCCTGATCTGGTTCGAGATTTTGCTTAATTGAAAACATCACCTCCTGTAGGTCTTTGACCTCCGGTGGGTTCGGTTCCTTCGCTGGTTTGCCAAACATTGTTAACTACCTCGCCAATTTATCTATATCCTCTATGGTAGCCAAAAAGAGGGCAAGCCGGAAAAGCGCGAGCAAGTCGAGAAATTCTCAGGGCAATTTTCCTTAACAACCCCCTCGGCCTCGGCTGCTATAATCAGAGGAACAACTCCCAAGTTCGTTAACGGTACAAAAAAACTATGAATACCAGTCCAGACCGTGTGATTATCTTCGATACCACCCTTCGAGATGGGGAACAGTCCCCGGGTGCCGCTTTAAATGTGGATGAGAAGCTAACCATAGCGCGCGCACTGGCACGACTGGGAGTTGATGTCATTGAAGCAGGTTTTCCCCACGCTAGTCCGGGGGACTTTGAAGCTGTACAGAAAATTGCCGCCAGCGTCGGCAGCGAAGCTGATAGCCCGATTATTTGCGGATTAGCCCGGGCTACCCAAAAAGATATCAAATCTGCCGCCGATGCGCTCAGACCCGCCGCCAAGCCCAGAATTCACACCTTCCTAGCCACATCTGATATCCACCTCCAATACAAACTTAAGAAGACTCGTCAGGAAGTTCTTGACATTGTGCCAGAAATGGTGGCCTATGCTAAATCCTTCCTTAATGATGTGGAATTTTCCCCCGAAGATGCTGGCCGCAGCGATCCGGAATTCCTCTATCAAGTCCTCGAAAGAGCGATCGCCGCAGGAGCCACCACTGTTAATATTCCCGATACCGTCGGTTATACCACCCCTAGCGAATTTGGGGCTTTAATCCGTGGTATTAAGGAAAATGTCCCCAATATCGACCAAGCGATTATCTCCGTCCATGGTCACGATGACCTAGGGTTAGCGGTGGCTAATTTCCTCGAAGCAGTTAAAAATGGCGCTCGACAGTTGGAATGTACCATTAATGGTATCGGTGAGCGTGCCGGTAATGCTTCCCTAGAAGAATTGGTGATGGCCCTTCATGTGCGGCGCTCCTATTTTAATCCTTTCCTCGGTCGTTCCCCAGAATCCACGGAACCTTTAACCAAGATCAACACCAAGGAAATATATCGCACTTCTCGCCTAGTTTCTAATCTTACCGGCATGATTGTGCAACCGAATAAGGCGATCGTCGGTGCTAACGCTTTCGCACACGAGTCGGGAATCCATCAGGACGGGGTGTTAAAACATAAACTCACCTATGAGATTATGGACGCAGAATCGATCGGTTTAACTAATAATCAGATCGTTCTCGGTAAACTCTCTGGCCGCAACGCTTTTCGCTCTCGGTTACAGGAATTGGGTTTTGAGCTTTCGGAAACGGAACTTAATAACGCTTTTATCCAGTTTAAGGAAATGGCTGATCGCAAAAAGGAAATCACCGATCGCGATCTAGAAGCTATTGTTAACGATGAAATCGATACGGTTCCCGATCACTTTCGCCTCGAATTAGTACAAGTGTCCTGTGGCAATAACGCCAGACCCACGGCCACGGTAACAATTCGCACTCCCGACGGTAGCGAGTTATCCGATGCGGCCATTGGTACAGGGCCAGTGGATGCTCTCTGCAAAGCGATTGATCGAGTGGTGCAGATTCCGAACGAATTAATCTCTTTCTCGGTGCGAGAAGTTACCGAGGGAATCGATGCTTTAGGAGAAGTGACCATCCGTCTCCGTTACGAAGGACGCACCTATTCTGCTCGCGCAGCCGATACCGATATTATTGTCGCCTCCGCTCGTGCCTACGTCAGTGCCTTAAACCGTCTCCACGTCGCACTGCAGCAGAAGGAAAAAACCCCCGAAATGCTACAAGTCTAGATAGGGTTTGCTGAACAAGTTGGTCGGTGGGGTTAGGAGTCAGTTATCAGTTATCAGTTATCAGTTATCAGTTATCAGTTATCAGTTAAGTACCTAGGCAAAATTATTTACACATGACGATCATTGCCCCGTAAGGGTTTTAGCTCGATCGGGCAGGTAATTAATTTTGCATGACTACTTATCAGTTATCAGTTATCAGTTATCAGTTATCAGTTATCAGTTCACTGAGAAAACTCCCCACACCCCACACCCCACTTCCCCATCACCCCACACCCATCTCCCCATGGCGCTGTTGGAGAAAATCTTAAATTTGTCTCGCAAATTTCTAAAATGTTGCTAAGTTAATATTATGAGCTTGCGCTCTAACAATTTTAATACAAGTGTATTAAAATTGGATGCGCGTAAAAGCAATGAGGGATGAAATTTATCCGTAAGAATCCGATCAAATTAAATACAATAGCTAAAGACTAAAGGAATTAGCCAAGGCAAATAGGGATGCCGTTCCTCTTGCCAATGGGAACGGTTAACCCACCCATAATTCCTTGGATACTTAGCTATCTGGTCAACACCGCAGACAAACCGGCGATCGGATTTCAGTACTCCAGCCATTTACCCAATTTTTGCAGGAGCCAGATTATGAGTTGACCGAGCTAAAACAGCATTCCGTGTCGCTAAAATCGCATCGACACAAGGAAATTTAAGCAAAGTTCTTCTCCCATTTGTTGTAATTAAAGCTACAATCGGAAAAGTCTTTCCCCGTCTCGGATTTGAGACACAAATTTGTTCAGTATCACCTAGATTGAGATTCGATCTTCTAGTTTTGCACAGAAGGAGCAAGAGGAAAACGGCATGATGCAGGCCCACGATGTACTAACCCTTACCGAGCCGCCATTGGATTTAGATTTGATTGACCTAGACGAAGACTTCGATGATGAGGATATCGAGTTAGAGCTAGAAGAAACCAGCGATAGCAACGATGGCAAAAAAACCCGCCGCCTTGCCAGCGCTCGTCGTCGCGACGCCGCTAGAAAAAAACCCTATACAGAAGATTCGATTCGGATTTATCTGCAAGAGATCGGCAGGATTCGGTTATTGAGAGCGGAGGAGGAGATCGAATTAGCGAGAAAAATCGCCGACCTACTGAAATTAGAACGCATTCGCGAAGATTTTTGCCTCTATAGCGATGCTGAATGGGGAAAACAGGTTTTCTTGTTCGAGCGCATCGAGAAAATTATCGCCGAAAAATCGGAAAAAGAACCGAAATTATCGGATATTAAGGCTTATTTAGGTAAGACGGAGCTAATGGCTCCCATGCTGGAAGAATGGCTGGCGAAATCAAAGGAATACTTATCGGCCTTTAAGCGTCGTTTGTACCATGGTCGTCGCGCTAAGGAAAAAATGGTACAATCGAACCTGCGTTTAGTGGTTTCGATCGCCAAGAAATACATGAATCGCGGTCTTTCCTTCCAAGATTTAATTCAAGAAGGTTCCCTCGGTTTGATCCGCGCCGCCGAAAAATTCGACCACGAAAAGGGTTATAAATTCTCCACCTATGCCACTTGGTGGATTCGTCAAGCCATCACCCGGGCGATCGCAGATCAATCCCGCACCATTCGTCTTCCCGTCCACCTCTACGAAACCATCTCCCGGATCAAAAAAACCACCAAGATTCTTTCTCAGGAAATGCGTCGCAAACCCACCGAGGAAGAAATCGCCACCAAGATGGAGATGACCATCGAAAAACTGCGTTTTATTGCCAAATCTGCCCAATTACCGATTTCTCTAGAGACTCCCATCGGTAAAGAAGAAGATTCCCGTTTAGGAGACTTTATCGAAGCGGATGGGGAAACCCCAGAAGATGAAGTTTCTAAAAATTTATTACGCGAGGATTTAGAAAATGTCCTCGATACCCTTAGTCCTCGCGAACGCGATGTGCTGCGTCTGCGCTACGGTTTAGATGATGGCCGGATGAAAACACTCGAAGAAATCGGCCAGATTTTCAACGTCACTCGCGAGCGCATTCGTCAAATAGAAGCCAAGGCCCTGCGGAAACTGCGTCACCCTAACCGCAATAGTATCCTCAAAGAGTACATTCGTTAACTTGCCGCTCTTAAAAAACTAGAAACTGAGTCTCCTTGAGGCTCAGTTTTAGAGTCATTTACACTTCCCCATCGCTGGGAACCCAATCCTGAAAATATCTCTGGGATTGCCCCAACCTTGTCCAGAAAACTCTTGCAACAAATAGCACAAATCTGTTATCATGGTTTGTCTGTGTCCGGATTAACCATACCAGTATTGAGAACAAGAAACGACTGTGGCTAATACAAAGTCTGCACTCAAACGAGTCCAAATCTCCGAAAGAAATCGTCTACGCAACAAAGCGTACAAGTCAGCCGTAAGAACCCTGATCAAAAAATGTCTTGTCGCCGTCTCGTCCTACGGAGCTAACCCCAGCCCGGAAGGGTTAGAAAGCGCCCAACAAGCTCTATCAGAAGCTTACAGTAAAATCGATAAAGCCGTCAAGCGCAACGTCTTGCACCGGAACAACGGCGCCAGAAAAAAAGCCAGTTTAGCCAAAGCTTTGCAAAAAGTTAGCCAAGCTTCCTAAGAAACAATTAAGCTGTAATCAGGACAGACGCAACAAGCGATCGGGGGTCGATGCAATTAATAGATACGCACGTTCATTTGAACTTTGACGTTTTGCAAGCCGACTTGCCCGCTATCTCCGAACGTTGGCGAAGTGTGGGAGTCGTTCATCTGGTTCACTCCTGTGTCGAACCAGAAGAATTTGCGGCGATTAAAGCCATTGCTGATCAATTTGAGGAAATTTCCTTCGCCGTCGGTTTACATCCCCTAGATGCCCAAAAATGGCGAGATAATAGTGCCGATCAGATCGAATCCCTAGCCCGATCTGATCGGCGCGTCGTGGCGATCGGAGAAATGGGTTTAGACTTCTATAAAGCGGATAACCAAGAGCAGCAAAAACAGGTGTTTTGGACGCAACTAGAAATCGCCCATCGTCTCGATAAACCCGTGATTATCCATTGTCGAGATGCAGCCCCGGTCATGCGGGAGGAAATCAGCGCCTTTCGGCAACAAGTGGGCAAAATTCGCGGCGTGATGCACTGCTGGACTGGCAACCCCGAAGAAACTCAATGGTTTTTAGATTTGGGTTTTTACATCAGCTTTAGCGGCATTGTCACCTTCAAAAACAGTAAAACCGTGCAAGCTGCCGCCCAAATTGTCCCCAGCGATCGCATACTAATCGAAACCGATTGCCCCTTTCTCTCCCCCAATCCCCACCGCGGTAAACCCTGTGAACCCTCTTTCGTCTTCCATGTAGCCGAAACCGTCGCCCGTCTGCGCGGCTATCCGGTCGAAACCCTAGCCGAACAAACCACCCACAACGCCCGCCACTTATTTCAACTCCCCAGTTAAAAAACACAGTTTATTAGCACCGAGCAGGGAATGGGGAAATGGGGGAATTCAACTAAAACCCCAACACCCCAACACCCCAACACCCTAAAACCCTAAAAACCCAACACCCAACCCCTAAAAACCCCGATCTCCGAGAGCAATTCCCGACCGTCGCTATCGTGTCATCAGCCCTTGTAACCCTATGAACAATCTTACCTTTAATCTCTTACCCGACCTCATCGAAATCCAACACTCCAGTTTTCGGTGGTTTTTGGAAGAAGGACTAATCGAGGAACTGAATAGCTTTTCCCCCATCAGCGACTATACAGGTAAATTAGAACTACATTTCCTCGGCCAGGACTACAGACTCAAAGAACCGAAATACAACGTCGATGAAGCCAAACGACGCGATAGCACCTATTCCGTTCAGATGTACGTTCCCACCCGTCTAATCAACAAAGAAACGGGAGAAAACATCGAACAGGAAGTCTTTATCGGCGATTTACCCCTGATGACCGAACGGGGAACCTTTATCATTAACGGGGCTGAACGAGTCATCGTCAATCAGATCGTCCGTTCTCCCGGTGTTTACTACAAGGCCGAAATCGACAAAAATGGTCGCCGTACCTACTCCGCTTCCCTGATTCCCAACCGAGGAGCTTGGTTAAAATTTGAAACCGACAAAAACGGCTTAGTCTGGGTCAGAATCGACAAAACCCGCAAATTATCCGCCCAAGTTCTCCTGAAAGCGATCGGATTGAGCGATAACGAAATCTTTGACTCCCTACGCCATCCCGAATTCTACCAAAAAACCCTCGACAAAGAAGGCAATCCCACCGAAGAAGAGGCCCTGCTCGACCTGTACCGCAAACTACGCCCCGGGGAACCCCCCACCGTCACTGGCGGACAACAACTGCTCGAATCGCGCTTTTTTGACAATAAACGCTACGATCTCGGTCGCGTTGGTCGTTATAAACTCAACAAAAAACTACGCCTCAACGTCCCCGATAACCAGCGCGTTCTCACCACCACCGACATCTTATCGGCGATCGACTACCTAATTAACCTCGAATTTGACATCGGCAACACCGACGACATCGACCACCTCGGCAACCGTCGCGTCCGTTCCGTGGGTGAACTGCTCCAAAACCAAGTGCGAGTAGGTTTAAACCGCTTAGAAAGAATCATTCGGGAACGGATGACCGTCAGCGAATCCCAAAACCTCACCCCCGCTTCCCTAGTCAACCCGAAACCCCTAGTAGCGGCGATTAAAGAATTCTTTGGTTCCTCGCAACTCTCCCAGTTCATGGATCAAACCAACCCCCTAGCGGAATTGACCCATAAACGCCGCATTTCCGCCCTTGGCCCTGGCGGTCTCACCCGGGAACGGGCCGGTTTTGCCGTGCGCGACATTCACCCCTCCCACCACGGCCGCATTTGTCCGGTGGAAACCCCAGAAGGTCCCAACGCCGGCTTAATCGGTTCCCTGGCCACCTACGCCCGCGTCAACGACTACGGTTTTATTGAAACCCCCTGTTACGCGGTGGAAAATGGCCGAGTTCGCTACGATCTCCCCGTTAAATACCTCACCGCCGACGAAGAAGACGATCTCAGAGTCGCACCGGGAGACGTGGCCACCGATGAAAATGGTTATATCCTCGGCGAAACTATCCCAGTGCGCTATCGGCAGGAATTCTCCACCACCTCCCCCGAACAAGTGGACTACGTTTGTGTTTCCCCCGTCCAAATTGTCTCGGTGGCCACTTCCCTGATTCCCTTCCTTGAACACGACGACGCTAACCGCGCCCTCATGGGTTCTAATATGCAGCGACAAGCGGTTCCCCTGCTGCGTCCCGAACGTCCCCTTGTGGGTACCGGATTGGAAGCACAGGCCGCTCGCGACTCTGGTATGGTCATCGTTTCCCGTACCAATGGGGTCGTTTCCTACGTCGATGCTAACCGGATTCGCATCAAAGTGGCGGATGAAGACAAAGAGATTTTCGGTAAGAGCGAGATAGAGTACGAAATTCAGAAATATCAACGCTCTAACCAAGATACCTGCCTAAATCAGCGTCCTTTAGTCTATCAAGGGGAACAAGTTGTGCCAGGGCAGATCCTCGCCGATGGTTCCGCCACCGAAGGAGGAGAAATCGCCCTCGGCCAGAATATCCTCGTCGCCTATATGCCCTGGGAAGGCTATAACTACGAAGACGCGATTTTAATCAGCGAAAGACTGGTGGCACAAGACACCTACACCAGTATCCACATTGAAAAATACGAAATCGAAGCTCGTCAAACTAAACTCGGACCTGAG contains the following coding sequences:
- a CDS encoding TatD family hydrolase, translated to MQLIDTHVHLNFDVLQADLPAISERWRSVGVVHLVHSCVEPEEFAAIKAIADQFEEISFAVGLHPLDAQKWRDNSADQIESLARSDRRVVAIGEMGLDFYKADNQEQQKQVFWTQLEIAHRLDKPVIIHCRDAAPVMREEISAFRQQVGKIRGVMHCWTGNPEETQWFLDLGFYISFSGIVTFKNSKTVQAAAQIVPSDRILIETDCPFLSPNPHRGKPCEPSFVFHVAETVARLRGYPVETLAEQTTHNARHLFQLPS
- the rpoB gene encoding DNA-directed RNA polymerase subunit beta, which translates into the protein MNNLTFNLLPDLIEIQHSSFRWFLEEGLIEELNSFSPISDYTGKLELHFLGQDYRLKEPKYNVDEAKRRDSTYSVQMYVPTRLINKETGENIEQEVFIGDLPLMTERGTFIINGAERVIVNQIVRSPGVYYKAEIDKNGRRTYSASLIPNRGAWLKFETDKNGLVWVRIDKTRKLSAQVLLKAIGLSDNEIFDSLRHPEFYQKTLDKEGNPTEEEALLDLYRKLRPGEPPTVTGGQQLLESRFFDNKRYDLGRVGRYKLNKKLRLNVPDNQRVLTTTDILSAIDYLINLEFDIGNTDDIDHLGNRRVRSVGELLQNQVRVGLNRLERIIRERMTVSESQNLTPASLVNPKPLVAAIKEFFGSSQLSQFMDQTNPLAELTHKRRISALGPGGLTRERAGFAVRDIHPSHHGRICPVETPEGPNAGLIGSLATYARVNDYGFIETPCYAVENGRVRYDLPVKYLTADEEDDLRVAPGDVATDENGYILGETIPVRYRQEFSTTSPEQVDYVCVSPVQIVSVATSLIPFLEHDDANRALMGSNMQRQAVPLLRPERPLVGTGLEAQAARDSGMVIVSRTNGVVSYVDANRIRIKVADEDKEIFGKSEIEYEIQKYQRSNQDTCLNQRPLVYQGEQVVPGQILADGSATEGGEIALGQNILVAYMPWEGYNYEDAILISERLVAQDTYTSIHIEKYEIEARQTKLGPEEITREIPNVGEDALRNLDERGIIRIGAWVEASDILVGKVTPKGESDQPPEEKLLRAIFGEKARDVRDNSLRVPNGEKGRVVDVRVFTREQGDELPPGANMVVRVYVAQKRKIQVGDKMAGRHGNKGIISRILPLEDMPYLPDGRPVDIVLNPLGVPSRMNVGQVFECLLGWAGENLGVRFKITPFDEMYGEEASRLTVHGLLENASKKPNRDWVFKEEHAGKVTVYDGRTGEPFDRPVTVGMAYMLKLVHLVDDKIHARSTGPYSLVTQQPLGGKAQQGGQRFGEMEVWALEAYGAAYTLQELLTVKSDDMQGRNEALNAIVKGKPIPRPGTPESFKVLMRELQSLGLDIAVHKVENAPDGTSRDVEVDLMVDVGRRAPSRPTYESLTTEDFEEEESEV